A genomic stretch from Lathyrus oleraceus cultivar Zhongwan6 chromosome 2, CAAS_Psat_ZW6_1.0, whole genome shotgun sequence includes:
- the LOC127117606 gene encoding zinc finger CCCH domain-containing protein 18, with protein MDILDCARIILDRVLKFDPDNARQIVGYLLMQNQGGPEIARLASCPDHIMAEVVLSAKIQMLALNPGMTSIPPPNVAPPRGLAYFPGFTPSSPPPRNFQVQSTYCDPQFAASNVNQEFMGVSYLDSVTELQKQAEMLSLENSLDPVNIGPRGGLVNDYNNGFDSSVVSFGGRSTKRFSNSNPSEFPVKICHYFNKGYCRHGSNCRYFHGHVPHESFSSPMHMHGNGDNACNEDQVISPRSLAQIESEIIELLKQKRGNPMSIASLPMAYFERYKKALQAEGYLTESQRHGKSGYSLTKLLARLNSIRLIGRPHGQHAVILAEDAPKYIQSGDLVQTISAARQLYMTFPADSTFTEEDVANYFNQIGHVDDVRIPCQHKRMFGFVTFAHVETVRGILEKGNPHFVRGSRVLVKPYRERTRRNQDRVEHVPCCPRYYANVDSELDLIPRELGKHRQMHRQITRRQWMEEAQAFEYHKRSLEQLQFAQQGFPVAGFPADGLRVPDDRFNFQPAEALNYRMNNIYKTAETNSSEASNEVHCLPDEFPIENNN; from the exons ATGGATATTTTAGATTGCGCAAGAATTATATTAGATAGAGTTCTGAAATTTGATCCCGATAATGCTCGACAAATAGTTGGTTATCTCCTTATGCAAAATCAGGGTGGACCTGAAATTGCTAGATTGGCATCTTGCCCGGACCATATCATGGCCGAAGTCGTTCTTAGCGCCAAAATTCAAATGTTGGCCCTAAATCCAGGCATGACTTCCATTCCGCCACCGAATGTAGCTCCTCCCCGAGGTTTGGCCTATTTTCCGGGTTTCACTCCATCTTCACCACCACCACGGAACTTTCAGGTTCAATCTACCTATTGTGATCCACAGTTTGCGGCTAGCAATGTGAATCAAGAATTTATGGGAGTGAGTTATCTGGATTCTGTGACAGAACTTCAGAAACAAGCAGAGATGTTGAGTTTGGAGAATTCTTTAGATCCTGTGAATATCGGACCTAGAGGTGGTTTGGTCAATGATTACAACAACGGCTTTGATTCTTCTGTTGTCAGTTTCGGCGGAAGATCTACAAAAAGGTTTTCGAATTCGAACCCGTCTGAATTTCCGGTCAAGATCTGTCACTATTTCAATAAAGGTTACTGTCGGCATGGAAGTAACTGTCGATATTTTCATGGTCATGTTCCTCATGAGAGCTTCTCTTCTCCAATGCATATGCATGGAAATGGCGATAATGCTTGTAACGAGGATCAAGTGATTTCGCCGCGTTCGTTAGCTCAGATAGAGTCTGAAATTATTGAGCTTCTTAAGCAGAAAAGAGGTAATCCAATGTCAATTGCTTCGCTGCCGATGGCATACTTTGAGAGATATAAAAAGGCATTGCAGGCTGAGGGCTATTTAACTGAGAGTCAGCGACATGGTAAGTCTGGTTATAGTTTGACAAAGCTTCTTGCGCGGCTAAATAGTATTCGGCTAATCGGCAG GCCTCATGGACAGCATGCTGTTATTTTGGCGGAAGATGCCCCGAAATACATTCAATCCGGAGATTTAGTTCAAACTATCAGTGCTGCTCGACAATTATATATGACTTTTCCAGCCGACAGCACTTTCACAGAAGAAGATGTTGCGAACTATTTCAA CCAAATTGGACATGTTGACGATGTTAGGATTCCATGTCAGCACAAAAGAATGTTTGGATTTGTAACATTTGCTCATGTCGAAACCGTTAGAGGTATCTTGGAAAAGGGAAATCCCCATTTTGTTCGCGGCTCTCGGGTGCTTGTGAAACCCTACAGAGAGAGGACAAG GAGAAATCAAGATAGAGTGGAGCACGTTCCTTGTTGTCCACGTTACTATGCAAATGTGGATTCTGAACTTGACTTAA TTCCAAGAGAACTCGGAAAACATAGACAGATGCATAGACAGATCACGAGGAGACAGTGGATGGAAGAGGCGCAAGCTTTTGAATATCACAAGAGAAGTCTTGAGCAGCTGCAGTTTGCTCAACAAGGTTTTCCCGTTGCAGGCTTTCCCGCCGACGGGTTAAGAGTTCCAGATG ATCGATTCAATTTCCAGCCTGCAGAAGCTCTGAACTATAGGATGAATAACATATACAAGACAGCAGAAACCAATTCATCTGAAGCAAGCAACGAAGTACACTGTCTCCCGGACGAGTTTCCGATTGAAAATAATAATTAA